One Deltaproteobacteria bacterium DNA window includes the following coding sequences:
- a CDS encoding ammonium transporter encodes MFCQFAVSVSAQEPTAPAAALPAVNAPAATTPPPTAAPAKIDKADNAWMLTSTALVLMMTIPGLFLFYGGLVRSKNVLATIMQSFILVGVVTVQWVLWGYSVAFGPDIGGLFGSLAWVGLNGVGVEPNADYAATIPHMTFMVYQMMFAVITPALITGAIAERAKFSTFLVFMLLWSSLVYDPLAHWVWGVKGWMREMGALDFAGGTVVHISSGASAFVAAIMFGRRINYGQEAMPPHNLPFSVIGAGLLWVGWFGFNAGSALAADGLATSAFVATHVATAAAALAWMAMDWLRGKPTMLGAASGAVAGLVAITPGAGFVSPMSALVIGAVGGVLCSIACSLKPKFGYDDSLDVVGVHGVGGTWGALATGLFASKAINAAGNDGLFFGNPGQLWIQFVTVIVTIVFAMVMTVVILGILKATMGLRVANDEERMGLDLTQHNERAYE; translated from the coding sequence ATGTTTTGTCAATTTGCCGTTTCGGTTAGCGCCCAAGAGCCTACGGCTCCCGCCGCTGCGCTACCTGCTGTGAATGCTCCAGCAGCAACAACTCCGCCTCCCACCGCGGCGCCCGCGAAGATCGACAAAGCTGACAACGCGTGGATGCTCACCTCGACCGCGCTGGTGTTGATGATGACGATTCCCGGATTGTTTCTCTTCTATGGCGGCTTGGTACGCAGCAAGAATGTTCTCGCCACCATCATGCAAAGCTTCATCCTGGTCGGTGTCGTCACCGTTCAATGGGTGTTGTGGGGCTACTCCGTGGCCTTTGGACCTGACATTGGCGGCTTATTCGGTTCTCTCGCCTGGGTTGGTTTGAATGGCGTCGGCGTAGAGCCCAACGCGGATTACGCTGCCACTATTCCCCATATGACTTTCATGGTTTATCAGATGATGTTCGCCGTCATCACGCCGGCGTTGATCACTGGCGCGATCGCCGAACGGGCCAAGTTCAGTACGTTTCTGGTGTTCATGCTCCTATGGTCGAGCCTGGTTTACGATCCTCTCGCACATTGGGTTTGGGGCGTTAAAGGCTGGATGCGCGAGATGGGCGCGTTGGATTTCGCTGGCGGCACAGTGGTGCATATCAGCTCGGGCGCGTCGGCGTTCGTAGCTGCGATCATGTTTGGCCGGCGCATCAATTACGGTCAAGAAGCGATGCCGCCGCATAATCTCCCGTTCAGTGTCATCGGCGCCGGCCTTCTTTGGGTTGGTTGGTTTGGCTTCAACGCCGGCAGCGCGCTGGCGGCCGATGGCTTGGCGACTTCGGCTTTTGTCGCGACTCATGTGGCCACCGCGGCGGCGGCGCTTGCCTGGATGGCGATGGACTGGCTACGCGGCAAACCAACCATGCTTGGCGCGGCTAGCGGCGCGGTCGCTGGCTTGGTCGCGATCACGCCAGGTGCAGGCTTCGTCAGTCCAATGTCAGCGCTGGTGATTGGCGCGGTTGGCGGCGTGCTTTGCTCCATTGCTTGCAGCCTCAAACCAAAGTTCGGCTACGACGATTCGCTCGACGTTGTCGGGGTGCACGGCGTCGGCGGGACGTGGGGCGCGTTGGCGACCGGACTATTCGCGTCGAAAGCGATCAATGCGGCTGGCAACGACGGACTATTTTTTGGCAACCCCGGACAGCTTTGGATTCAGTTCGTGACTGTCATCGTGACCATTGTTTTTGCGATGGTTATGACTGTCGTCATTCTGGGAATTTTGAAAGCAACCATGGGTCTGCGCGTCGCCAACGATGAAGAGCGCATGGGCTTGGATTTGACCCAACATAATGAGCGCGCCTACGAGTAA